A single Corynebacterium resistens DSM 45100 DNA region contains:
- the cas2e gene encoding type I-E CRISPR-associated endoribonuclease Cas2e: protein MMVLIVTACPAGLRGDLCKWLTELTPGVFAGRPSARVRELIWERTVSLCKDGRALLVYSAANEQGMEFRTHRHQWEPTDFEGVTLMLRPSKEGSKGGNTRSTGWSNARRSRRQYRKRTS from the coding sequence GTGATGGTCCTCATTGTCACAGCTTGCCCAGCTGGGTTGCGTGGGGATCTTTGCAAGTGGCTGACTGAATTGACCCCGGGAGTATTCGCGGGACGGCCATCGGCTCGTGTTAGAGAGTTGATATGGGAGCGGACGGTCAGTTTGTGTAAGGACGGGCGCGCGTTGTTGGTGTATTCGGCTGCGAATGAGCAAGGAATGGAGTTTCGCACACACCGTCACCAGTGGGAGCCTACGGACTTTGAAGGCGTCACGCTGATGTTGCGACCGTCTAAGGAAGGTTCTAAGGGCGGAAATACCCGTAGCACGGGGTGGTCGAATGCCCGTCGCTCTCGGCGTCAGTACCGCAAACGAACCTCTTGA
- the cas5e gene encoding type I-E CRISPR-associated protein Cas5/CasD → MTSTLLLLLKGPLQSWGNDSRYATRTTASVPSKSGVLGMLAAAQGRCRSDGIEDLAGLRFAVRVDQSGSLLRDYQTAQEWQRKDNPDAKLITRYFLSDAAFVAAIESEDSDFIDGLRRALLRPVYPVFLGRRSCPAPPNLVLGVVETTAVEALQNYETWHATKDHMRTCNKEVSLPIYRDGLPGEEGQTCQDVPVSFDPQHRKYAWRTVVQREFAHVRNPLDQDQLRPDPFMEAVMNV, encoded by the coding sequence ATGACGTCAACCTTGCTACTACTGCTCAAAGGTCCTTTGCAGTCTTGGGGCAATGACTCCCGCTACGCTACCCGAACTACAGCATCGGTACCTTCGAAGTCCGGTGTTCTGGGGATGCTTGCTGCAGCTCAGGGACGATGCCGTAGTGACGGCATCGAGGACCTTGCAGGATTGCGTTTCGCCGTGCGAGTGGATCAGTCGGGAAGCTTGCTGCGGGACTATCAAACGGCGCAAGAATGGCAACGGAAGGACAATCCGGATGCGAAGCTGATTACCCGGTATTTCCTGTCCGACGCTGCGTTTGTCGCTGCGATTGAGTCGGAGGACAGCGATTTCATTGATGGACTACGACGAGCGTTATTGCGTCCGGTGTATCCAGTGTTCTTGGGACGTAGATCATGTCCTGCACCACCAAACCTAGTACTAGGGGTCGTTGAGACGACTGCAGTTGAAGCTCTGCAGAACTACGAAACGTGGCATGCCACCAAAGACCACATGCGTACTTGTAACAAGGAAGTATCTTTGCCGATCTACCGTGATGGGCTGCCAGGTGAGGAGGGGCAAACTTGTCAGGATGTTCCTGTCTCGTTCGATCCGCAGCATAGAAAGTATGCTTGGCGCACTGTTGTGCAGAGAGAATTCGCCCACGTGCGTAATCCCCTGGATCAGGACCAACTACGGCCCGACCCATTTATGGAGGCGGTGATGAATGTATGA
- the casB gene encoding type I-E CRISPR-associated protein Cse2/CasB — MTPQIKSSITHQLDAEVPRLRAAVSASVDALQRDLLQSSNPASQTRARAVLAQLRKYGSSPLATQPLALEEVLLLLQPSLTEWELGRGDNLSPSELAAFHALTTFGVHMQGVTMPMHTPNQSFASSCGRFYAQSESKSSKPRFDAMMVSSDDTARLIHIRSLVTLLRGINQGFDYGWFAQDLRVLLSPTQSQDQYHRRQGVLLRWGRDFATGAYTSANS; from the coding sequence ATGACACCACAAATTAAGTCATCGATCACTCATCAATTGGATGCAGAAGTGCCCCGTCTTCGGGCTGCAGTGAGCGCCAGCGTGGATGCTCTCCAGAGAGACTTGCTGCAGTCGAGCAACCCGGCCTCGCAAACCCGTGCACGCGCAGTGCTTGCTCAGCTGCGCAAGTACGGTTCATCACCATTGGCTACCCAACCATTGGCACTCGAAGAGGTTCTACTTCTTCTTCAACCATCCCTGACAGAATGGGAATTGGGAAGAGGAGATAACCTCTCGCCTTCTGAGTTGGCTGCATTTCATGCACTGACCACGTTCGGTGTGCATATGCAGGGTGTAACAATGCCTATGCACACTCCTAACCAAAGTTTTGCGAGCTCGTGTGGTCGCTTTTACGCACAAAGTGAGTCGAAGTCCTCGAAACCACGATTCGACGCGATGATGGTCTCGTCCGATGACACCGCACGCCTTATCCATATTCGTTCGCTTGTGACGCTCCTACGCGGGATTAACCAAGGCTTCGACTATGGCTGGTTCGCGCAGGATCTTCGAGTGCTTCTGAGCCCGACGCAGAGCCAAGATCAGTACCACCGCCGGCAGGGCGTTCTGCTGCGGTGGGGCCGGGACTTCGCTACTGGCGCATACACTTCGGCAAACTCCTAA
- a CDS encoding aminotransferase class I/II-fold pyridoxal phosphate-dependent enzyme: MQITDVNKDQLLDLKDQVNKEYEELKAQGLKLDLTRGKPSADQLDFSTDLLALPGGNFTTADGVDTRNYGGLVGITDIRQIWADALGLSVDNVIAGDSSSLNIAFDLISWAYTFGNNDSDRPWAVEDDVKWICPVPGYDRHHSITELFGFEMVTVPMTDEGPDMDAVRELVKDPAVKGMWTVPMFSNPTGAVYSEETCRALAEMETGAPDFRIVWDNAYAVHTLTDEFPPVVNILQLAEEAGNPNRFWFMSSTSKITLAGAGVAFFASSTENLEWYKSIANVRGIGPNKVNQLAHAQFFGSVDGVRAIMRKHAGSLAPKFQRVLEILQERLGGLNVAKWTEPQGGYFVSVDLVDGTASRTVELAKEAGVVLTPAGSTFPLKKDPNDRNLRLAPSMPPLEQLDTAMKVFAVCVLKATIEALEEGAGHGAVQAQGSTAAEAKPENFATEGEGQN; encoded by the coding sequence ATGCAGATCACGGACGTCAACAAAGACCAACTCCTCGATCTCAAAGACCAGGTCAACAAGGAATACGAAGAGCTTAAGGCCCAGGGCCTGAAGTTGGACCTCACCCGCGGTAAGCCATCGGCGGACCAGCTGGATTTTAGTACTGACCTTTTAGCGCTTCCCGGTGGAAACTTCACCACCGCAGACGGGGTTGATACACGTAACTACGGTGGCTTGGTTGGCATCACCGATATCCGCCAAATCTGGGCTGATGCACTGGGACTATCGGTAGACAATGTCATCGCCGGCGATTCCTCTTCTCTGAATATCGCTTTCGACCTCATCAGCTGGGCCTACACCTTTGGCAACAACGATTCCGATCGGCCATGGGCTGTTGAGGATGATGTGAAGTGGATCTGCCCCGTCCCAGGCTACGATCGCCACCACTCCATCACGGAGCTTTTCGGCTTCGAAATGGTCACCGTGCCGATGACTGACGAGGGTCCGGACATGGATGCTGTTCGCGAACTCGTCAAGGATCCTGCGGTGAAGGGCATGTGGACCGTGCCTATGTTCTCCAACCCAACCGGCGCCGTGTACTCGGAAGAAACCTGCCGCGCCCTCGCAGAAATGGAGACCGGCGCACCGGATTTCCGCATAGTGTGGGATAACGCTTATGCCGTGCACACTCTGACCGATGAATTCCCGCCTGTCGTCAACATCCTGCAGTTGGCCGAAGAAGCAGGTAACCCGAACCGTTTCTGGTTCATGTCCTCCACCTCCAAGATCACCTTGGCCGGTGCGGGCGTGGCATTCTTCGCCTCCAGCACGGAAAACCTGGAATGGTACAAGTCCATCGCCAACGTTCGTGGCATCGGCCCCAACAAGGTCAACCAGCTGGCTCACGCCCAGTTCTTCGGCAGCGTTGACGGGGTTCGTGCCATCATGCGCAAGCACGCGGGTTCCTTGGCGCCAAAGTTCCAGCGTGTTCTGGAGATTCTGCAGGAACGCCTCGGTGGCCTTAACGTGGCGAAATGGACCGAGCCGCAGGGCGGTTACTTCGTTTCCGTCGACTTGGTTGACGGCACCGCTTCTCGCACTGTGGAGCTGGCGAAGGAAGCCGGTGTAGTGCTGACACCGGCTGGATCCACCTTCCCGCTGAAGAAGGATCCCAACGACCGCAATCTCCGCTTGGCGCCTTCCATGCCCCCGCTGGAACAGCTGGATACCGCGATGAAGGTATTCGCCGTGTGCGTTCTTAAGGCCACGATCGAAGCCCTCGAAGAAGGCGCCGGGCACGGGGCTGTGCAAGCTCAGGGATCCACCGCTGCTGAAGCCAAGCCGGAGAACTTCGCCACTGAGGGGGAGGGCCAGAATTAA
- a CDS encoding suppressor of fused domain protein — protein MLRIHLGSDAEGSAETVAMTADAARIEAGLETEDGSDLRVEFITVVQGHTDQAVNLVTAVASMISQDPFTLSPQPGLLLPELASTLDPTMTAKHGLLVVPFLWDDGVPHLHEVAATGRRSKEAQEGSSESVEFTHPGRLTLPVQLVMLTDEELEIAEQQGVDTLQQKLVETGADLHNPWR, from the coding sequence GTGCTTCGGATCCATCTTGGTTCTGACGCCGAAGGCTCCGCAGAAACAGTTGCCATGACGGCTGATGCGGCGCGCATCGAGGCGGGGCTGGAGACCGAGGATGGCTCCGATTTGCGGGTAGAGTTCATCACGGTTGTGCAAGGACATACAGACCAGGCGGTGAACTTGGTCACGGCAGTGGCGTCCATGATCTCCCAAGACCCATTCACGCTGAGCCCCCAGCCCGGGCTGCTTCTCCCTGAACTAGCGAGTACCTTGGACCCGACCATGACCGCGAAACACGGTCTGCTGGTGGTGCCATTCCTCTGGGACGATGGAGTGCCCCACCTTCACGAAGTAGCTGCTACCGGCCGGCGTTCGAAGGAGGCACAAGAGGGCAGTTCTGAGTCAGTGGAGTTCACCCACCCCGGCCGCCTCACGTTGCCCGTTCAATTGGTCATGCTTACCGATGAGGAACTAGAAATCGCGGAGCAGCAGGGCGTCGATACCCTACAACAGAAATTAGTAGAAACCGGGGCTGACCTGCACAATCCTTGGAGGTAG
- the cas6e gene encoding type I-E CRISPR-associated protein Cas6/Cse3/CasE, whose amino-acid sequence MTTLTKVILNPNRRQGRKLLANPQAMHAAVRSAFPPDIDESQSRVLWRVDGAEHQRTLYIVGPEKPDGKHIAEQAGWDTRPAQSLDYERFLGALTKGQRWQFELVANPTYAEAQTNRERGKVKAHVTADQQLGWLYQRCQSAGFALAPRVGDGTVAERERDRWSVEEETAIVERRTLDFRKGSGRKNVRIVTARYRGTLEVTDPEALRRTLTMGIGRARAYGCGLLTLARPVVIS is encoded by the coding sequence ATGACCACACTAACCAAGGTGATTCTGAATCCTAATCGCAGGCAAGGGAGAAAACTGTTGGCGAATCCGCAGGCGATGCATGCGGCGGTGCGCTCGGCGTTTCCGCCGGACATTGACGAATCTCAGTCGCGCGTGCTGTGGCGAGTCGACGGTGCGGAACACCAACGTACACTGTACATCGTGGGTCCTGAAAAGCCCGACGGAAAGCATATCGCTGAGCAGGCCGGCTGGGATACGCGTCCAGCGCAATCACTGGATTACGAGCGCTTCTTGGGTGCACTGACTAAGGGGCAGCGTTGGCAGTTCGAGTTGGTGGCAAATCCAACCTACGCAGAAGCGCAGACGAATCGGGAACGTGGAAAGGTTAAGGCCCACGTTACGGCAGATCAACAACTAGGTTGGCTATATCAGCGCTGCCAATCCGCAGGTTTCGCGCTAGCGCCACGAGTGGGTGACGGAACGGTCGCGGAGAGAGAACGAGACCGGTGGTCTGTTGAGGAGGAAACTGCCATCGTAGAACGTCGCACTCTCGATTTTCGCAAAGGTTCGGGGAGAAAGAACGTTCGAATTGTCACTGCTCGTTACCGCGGCACTTTGGAGGTGACGGATCCGGAAGCTTTGCGTCGCACGCTCACAATGGGGATCGGCCGTGCCCGCGCTTACGGATGCGGACTTTTGACGTTGGCTCGCCCCGTCGTGATCTCATGA
- the cas1e gene encoding type I-E CRISPR-associated endonuclease Cas1e translates to MTTPSEVPITRQALARIGNRLSFLYAERCVINRDGNALTLTDHRGVAHLPATQLAALLLGPGTKITYAAMSLLGDAGVSTVWVGERGVRYYAHGRPPAKSSRMAEIQAAIFSNQRSRLDCARQMYALRFPEEDVSGLTMSQLRGREGARMKRIYAAESKRTGVHWNRRSYDPNNFNASDDINQTLTAASAALYGIAHAVIAALGFIPALGIVHTGTDRAFVYDVADLYKAEISIPAAFDAVAAGVGNPVAEVRRLVRDQVVSRRLMPRMVNDLKMLFDVEEEEFISDAELMLWSELEVIASGINWAEEGTSQ, encoded by the coding sequence ATGACTACGCCGAGTGAAGTTCCCATTACGCGTCAAGCCCTAGCGCGAATCGGAAATCGCCTGAGTTTTCTGTATGCGGAGCGGTGCGTGATCAACCGGGATGGTAATGCTTTGACGCTTACTGATCATCGTGGTGTTGCGCATTTGCCGGCGACGCAGTTGGCAGCATTACTGCTGGGGCCAGGTACGAAGATTACCTATGCAGCGATGTCGCTACTTGGTGACGCCGGTGTATCTACTGTGTGGGTGGGTGAACGTGGGGTGCGTTACTACGCTCACGGACGCCCACCCGCCAAGAGCTCACGTATGGCCGAAATTCAGGCGGCTATTTTCAGCAACCAGCGTTCACGGCTTGATTGTGCGCGGCAAATGTATGCGTTGCGATTCCCCGAGGAGGACGTTTCTGGTCTAACTATGTCGCAGTTGCGTGGTCGGGAGGGGGCTCGCATGAAGCGGATCTACGCCGCTGAGTCGAAACGGACTGGCGTTCATTGGAATCGACGGTCGTATGATCCAAACAATTTCAACGCGTCTGATGACATCAACCAGACTCTCACAGCTGCCAGTGCCGCCTTGTATGGCATCGCGCATGCGGTTATCGCCGCACTTGGTTTCATCCCGGCGCTGGGAATCGTGCATACGGGAACTGACCGCGCTTTCGTTTATGACGTAGCGGATCTTTACAAGGCAGAGATTTCTATTCCCGCAGCTTTTGATGCTGTAGCAGCCGGAGTCGGAAATCCTGTGGCCGAAGTGCGAAGGCTAGTGCGTGATCAAGTTGTGTCGCGACGGTTGATGCCACGAATGGTCAATGATCTAAAGATGCTGTTCGACGTTGAAGAGGAGGAGTTCATTAGTGATGCTGAGTTGATGCTGTGGAGTGAACTCGAAGTGATCGCTTCGGGTATCAACTGGGCAGAGGAGGGAACGTCTCAGTGA
- a CDS encoding type 1 glutamine amidotransferase domain-containing protein: MAKLEGKNIAVLATNGFDDDEFNSPIKTVLNEGGKVTVVSPNGDEIESKKGAKASADASTEDSRTTEFDAIILPGGTGNADKLRMDDAAVEIVKKHVEAGKPLAVICHGAWILTDADVLRGRTLTSYPSLKTDLKNAGATWVDEEVHVDKGLVSSRTPEDLEAFNAKLVEEFAEGQH, from the coding sequence ATGGCAAAGCTCGAAGGTAAGAACATCGCCGTTCTGGCAACCAACGGTTTCGATGACGACGAGTTCAACTCGCCAATCAAGACCGTCCTGAACGAGGGCGGCAAGGTGACCGTCGTTAGCCCGAACGGCGACGAGATCGAAAGCAAGAAGGGCGCCAAGGCCAGCGCGGATGCCTCCACCGAGGATTCTCGCACCACCGAGTTCGATGCCATCATCCTCCCCGGCGGCACCGGCAATGCCGACAAGCTGCGCATGGACGATGCTGCCGTAGAGATCGTTAAGAAGCACGTTGAGGCCGGCAAGCCACTTGCCGTTATCTGCCACGGGGCGTGGATTCTTACCGACGCCGACGTGCTCCGCGGCCGCACCCTCACCTCGTACCCTTCGCTTAAGACTGACCTGAAGAATGCAGGCGCAACCTGGGTGGACGAGGAAGTCCACGTGGACAAGGGCTTGGTATCCTCCCGCACCCCGGAAGACCTCGAAGCATTCAACGCGAAGCTGGTTGAGGAATTCGCGGAGGGCCAGCACTAA
- a CDS encoding helix-turn-helix domain-containing protein, with translation MKPKEFRILRTALGLTQSEIADALDVQPRSVRRWEQPTDEHPIPLAVADWITDKWNLYADRVADALDLAGELTNAGEAVTLIAYTDEAECMISTGLSLAEHDALLGHIIMAMNCSDIDYSVIQR, from the coding sequence ATGAAACCTAAAGAATTCCGCATCCTGCGCACAGCTCTTGGCTTGACCCAGAGTGAGATCGCCGATGCCCTAGATGTGCAGCCACGCAGCGTGCGTCGGTGGGAACAACCTACAGATGAACACCCTATCCCCCTTGCCGTCGCCGACTGGATCACCGACAAATGGAACCTGTATGCCGACCGGGTAGCTGATGCGCTTGATCTTGCCGGCGAACTCACCAACGCTGGAGAGGCCGTCACGCTCATCGCGTACACCGATGAAGCGGAGTGCATGATTAGCACCGGCCTGTCGTTAGCTGAACACGATGCCTTACTTGGGCACATCATCATGGCTATGAACTGCTCAGATATTGATTACAGCGTCATTCAAAGGTGA
- the cas7e gene encoding type I-E CRISPR-associated protein Cas7/Cse4/CasC yields the protein MSLVIDIHALQTLPPSLINRDDTGAPKTAVYGGVPRQRVSSQSWKRAIRKYFQDHVNATDIGDRSKRLPQRIAELVQNQSGWDQSRAIQAVTDLFKVAGIGLDDPKKRLKDVEDSGAEHTEEDLFAAAYPRTKYLIFLSPHQVERAAQAILDADGEKLKKKDAQEILDTNHSVDMAMFGRMVADDAAYNVDAAVQVAHALGIHRSAPEFDYFTAVDDLAAKGEETGAGMIGTVQMMSSTLYRYATINVDGLEANLNSAENARQAAVQFVEAFIKSMPTGKLNTFANQTLPSLVYVAVRDTRPVSLVTAFETPIEALETSEIRVTAAQAMAREEAQFEEVYGLEPKAAFVIGIDEVRAAFGDLAKEVSLPDLGSELDEVLRALSE from the coding sequence ATGTCCCTCGTTATCGATATTCACGCTTTGCAGACTCTGCCACCATCGCTAATCAATCGCGATGATACGGGTGCTCCCAAAACCGCTGTCTACGGAGGCGTACCACGCCAACGGGTATCTTCACAGTCTTGGAAGCGCGCTATTCGGAAATATTTTCAAGATCACGTGAATGCCACTGATATTGGAGATCGCTCTAAGCGTCTTCCGCAAAGGATCGCCGAGTTGGTTCAGAACCAAAGCGGTTGGGATCAATCGCGTGCTATTCAAGCAGTGACTGATCTTTTTAAGGTTGCTGGGATTGGCCTCGATGATCCTAAAAAGCGACTCAAAGACGTAGAGGATTCTGGCGCTGAGCACACCGAGGAAGACCTTTTTGCAGCTGCCTACCCGCGGACGAAGTATCTTATTTTCCTAAGTCCCCACCAGGTGGAACGTGCTGCACAGGCCATCCTTGATGCCGATGGGGAAAAACTTAAGAAGAAGGATGCGCAAGAGATCCTGGACACTAATCACTCCGTAGATATGGCTATGTTTGGCCGAATGGTGGCAGATGATGCCGCTTACAATGTCGACGCTGCAGTGCAGGTCGCTCACGCGCTGGGAATTCACCGGAGTGCCCCAGAGTTTGATTACTTCACCGCTGTTGACGACCTTGCAGCCAAAGGCGAGGAAACGGGTGCGGGGATGATTGGCACCGTTCAGATGATGTCTTCGACGCTCTATCGTTACGCCACCATTAACGTGGATGGATTGGAAGCCAACTTAAACTCTGCGGAAAATGCGCGCCAAGCCGCAGTGCAGTTCGTGGAAGCTTTCATCAAATCCATGCCCACCGGAAAGCTTAATACCTTCGCCAACCAAACCCTGCCCTCACTAGTTTATGTCGCGGTGCGTGATACACGACCGGTCAGCTTGGTGACAGCTTTCGAAACCCCCATAGAGGCGCTCGAGACCAGTGAAATTCGCGTTACCGCCGCACAGGCAATGGCGCGTGAAGAAGCTCAATTCGAAGAGGTATACGGGCTTGAGCCGAAGGCGGCGTTCGTTATCGGCATTGACGAGGTCCGTGCTGCATTCGGGGATCTCGCAAAGGAAGTCAGTTTGCCCGATCTTGGCAGTGAACTTGATGAAGTCTTGCGTGCATTGAGCGAGTAG
- a CDS encoding vWA domain-containing protein encodes MISTHTLRKMCAAVSTVLLASLSVPASLAEQEEATSETSTNSSSSATSDSKAVLVMDLSDSMMTKDAGGGGTRLDAAKKAATGLIDALPDSANMGMVVYGQQESNAPNNRAAGCKDVETISPVGPINKGELKDRISNFKAKGYTPIGNSLLKAAEELGKEGERSIVLVSDGHDTCAPPPVCEVAKKLAGEGYNLTIHTVGFHADRKARKELECIAKTSGGQYLSAENASELSNSMKFLATRSMVGYQAVGTPFEFAKRPEDAKYLGEGRYRTKIKPEINPSDPTPLYYKLAIPKNHNAIVTLKAIPRKSSNGEGHHDLYYDIEDVKNSSSDKCQDFDPFLNGGVRAHADTYEAVKAAGGIVTVDPEEGQSPECDQNQWVVENEVQISTHEVKDEYRDEEVDVEVEVHFEPQVMKNDRKKFPEGSTGSSAPQDSLKEDHFPNPEEVQGAPNYASAPELQSGKAYKDGVVRGEMKYYKIPVAWGQQPVVTVRGTKGQTGKIVEPSLIMTNPFYSDTAGTTKTKKLDEGGVISPDRPIQYNNRDANAGGIDHAYAGYYYVGVGVSESFGESLKGSEQPYEISVKLEGEPSEGPDWRPSQANGPAPSDQPILAEGTGAANDEQGSSSAKADEEKSDANATNTAKSSDSETPPWLIPAGAVAIIALIIGIVLGIKSRRPRG; translated from the coding sequence ATGATCTCCACACACACGTTGCGAAAAATGTGCGCCGCTGTCAGTACTGTTCTGCTCGCCTCGCTGAGCGTTCCAGCTTCACTAGCTGAGCAAGAAGAAGCCACGTCCGAAACTTCAACAAACTCCTCAAGTTCCGCAACCAGCGATTCCAAGGCTGTTCTCGTCATGGATCTATCGGACTCCATGATGACCAAGGATGCTGGCGGTGGCGGAACTCGCCTCGACGCGGCAAAGAAAGCTGCGACAGGGCTAATTGATGCCCTTCCCGATTCCGCGAACATGGGAATGGTCGTTTATGGCCAACAGGAATCCAATGCGCCAAACAACCGCGCTGCTGGCTGTAAAGATGTCGAAACCATCTCACCGGTTGGCCCCATCAACAAGGGCGAGTTGAAGGATCGAATCAGCAATTTTAAGGCCAAGGGTTATACCCCTATCGGCAATTCTCTGCTGAAGGCCGCTGAAGAGCTGGGTAAAGAAGGCGAACGTTCCATCGTGCTCGTTTCGGATGGACATGACACCTGCGCCCCTCCTCCAGTGTGCGAGGTGGCTAAGAAACTTGCCGGGGAAGGCTACAACCTCACCATTCACACGGTGGGTTTCCATGCTGATCGGAAAGCCCGAAAAGAACTCGAATGCATCGCTAAAACCAGTGGTGGTCAGTATCTTTCGGCAGAAAATGCCAGCGAACTGTCCAATTCGATGAAGTTCCTCGCCACACGCAGCATGGTTGGTTACCAAGCGGTAGGCACCCCGTTTGAGTTCGCCAAGCGGCCCGAAGATGCCAAGTACCTCGGCGAAGGTCGGTACCGAACCAAAATTAAACCGGAGATTAACCCCAGCGATCCAACGCCTCTGTATTACAAGCTGGCCATCCCTAAGAATCACAACGCGATCGTGACGTTGAAGGCCATCCCGCGAAAGTCGTCCAACGGCGAGGGCCACCACGACCTCTACTACGACATTGAGGATGTCAAAAACTCATCCAGTGATAAATGTCAGGATTTCGATCCATTCCTCAACGGTGGCGTCAGAGCCCATGCCGATACGTACGAAGCAGTTAAGGCGGCAGGCGGCATAGTTACCGTGGACCCAGAAGAAGGACAAAGCCCCGAATGCGACCAAAACCAGTGGGTCGTTGAAAATGAAGTCCAGATTTCCACTCACGAAGTCAAGGACGAGTATCGGGACGAAGAAGTGGATGTAGAAGTTGAAGTTCACTTCGAACCTCAAGTCATGAAGAACGATCGCAAGAAATTCCCCGAAGGCTCCACCGGAAGCAGTGCTCCGCAGGATTCACTCAAGGAGGATCACTTCCCGAACCCAGAGGAAGTTCAGGGCGCACCCAACTATGCTTCTGCCCCGGAGCTGCAATCCGGTAAGGCTTATAAAGACGGCGTGGTCCGCGGAGAGATGAAGTACTACAAGATCCCAGTCGCGTGGGGACAACAACCTGTGGTGACCGTCCGCGGGACGAAAGGCCAGACAGGCAAGATCGTCGAGCCAAGCCTCATCATGACTAACCCCTTTTACAGCGATACCGCCGGAACAACTAAAACCAAGAAACTCGATGAAGGCGGCGTGATCTCACCGGATCGACCAATTCAATACAACAATCGTGACGCGAACGCGGGCGGTATAGACCACGCTTACGCTGGCTACTACTACGTCGGGGTAGGAGTATCCGAGTCGTTCGGAGAAAGCCTCAAGGGTTCCGAGCAGCCCTACGAGATCAGCGTGAAACTCGAAGGAGAACCTTCAGAAGGTCCGGATTGGCGACCATCACAAGCAAATGGGCCAGCTCCTTCCGACCAGCCGATACTGGCTGAAGGCACGGGAGCTGCAAACGATGAGCAGGGCTCCAGCTCGGCAAAGGCCGACGAGGAAAAGTCGGATGCGAATGCCACCAACACTGCAAAGTCCAGCGATTCTGAGACTCCGCCGTGGCTTATTCCTGCCGGCGCCGTGGCGATCATCGCGCTCATCATCGGCATCGTGCTTGGAATCAAGAGTCGCCGGCCACGGGGCTAG